Below is a genomic region from Brachyspira sp. SAP_772.
GTATAGGCTGCCATATTCACGTTGCTGAGGGTATAGAAGATTTACATGATTGTCTTAAAGACCATGGAAAAAGAGTGGTTGATAGATTATTTGATTGGAAAGTGCTTGGTCCTCATACTTTACTTGTACATTGTATATATGTTAATCCTCATGAAATGGATTTAATAAAAGAAACTGACACTATGACTTCTCATAACCCTGAATCTAATATGGGTAATGCTTGCGGATGTCCTCCTACTATGGAATTGATGAAAAAAGGTATATTAACAGGCTTAGGTACTGAYGGATATACTCATGATATGATAGAATCATACAAMGTTGCTAATGTACTTCATAAACATCATTTATGCGACCCTAATGCTGCTTGGGGCGAATTACCTACAATGCTATTTGAAAATAATGCTAAAATAGCTAATAGATTCTTCGATACTCCTTTAGGCGTACTTAAAGAGGGAGCTGCTGCTGATGTTATTATTATGGATTATAAAAATTACACAGAATTAAGCGATAAAAACATAAACGG
It encodes:
- a CDS encoding amidohydrolase family protein, with the translated sequence IGCHIHVAEGIEDLHDCLKDHGKRVVDRLFDWKVLGPHTLLVHCIYVNPHEMDLIKETDTMTSHNPESNMGNACGCPPTMELMKKGILTGLGTDGYTHDMIESYXVANVLHKHHLCDPNAAWGELPTMLFENNAKIANRFFDTPLGVLKEGAAADVIIMDYKNYTELSDKNING